A segment of the Flavobacterium azooxidireducens genome:
GTCGCGAGATTAAAGACACCAATTTAACACAAGTTGAATTAGGTCAGCCGATTTCAATCAATCATTTGGTTACGCATGTTTTGAGTATTCATGATACGTTTGATTTGAGTACGTTTAAAATGCACATTCATTCTTCGCAATACATTTAATAGTAAATTTTTTAAATATTTTGGGACGCAGATTGTAGAAATTATAAAAAGTATAAAATTTCTTTAATCTGTGTTCTTTTTAATTTTCAATTATGTCTAAAATAATCATTCACGGCGGATTTTTCTCCGAATCATCAACGAATCTCGAAACGAAAATTGCAAAACAAAAAGCATTAATTCAGATTGTAAAAGATTCGTATGAATATTTACAAATACATTCTGCTTTAGAAACTGTTGTTTATGCTGTTTCGTTGTTGGAAGACGACGAATTGTTTAATGCCGGAATTGGTTCGCAAATTCAAAGTGACGGAAAAATCAGAATGAGTGCAGCTTTGATGGATGGAACTTCTATGAAAATGAGTGGCGTAATTAATATTGAAGATGTAAAAAATCCTATTCAAGTAGCCGAAGTTTTGATGAATGTAGATGATCGAATTTTGGGTGGAAGCGGAGCAACAAATTTTGCCAGAAAAAATGGTTTTGAAGCTTTTTCAACTGAAATTCCACAACGTAAAGCAGAATATGAAGCCAAATTAAAATCTACCGGAACGGGAACTGTAGGTTGCGTAGCGTTAGATAATGATGGAAAAATTGCGGTAGCGACTTCAACCGGTGGAAAAGGTTTTGAAATTCCGGGACGTATTTCGGATTCTGCAACCGTAGCCGGAAATTATGCCAATGAGTTCTGTGGTGTAAGTCTAACCGGTGTTGGCGAAGATATTGTGAGTGGGGCAGTGGCACCAAAAATTGTCACTCGTGTAACAGATGGTTTTTCATTGGAAGCGGCTTTTGAAAAAACCTTCAACGAACTCAAGCCTTTTGATGGTTTTGCTGGAGCAATTGCTATTGATAAAAACGGAAATATGTATCATCAAGATTCTCATCCAAGTATGGTTTTTGCTAGTTTTGATGGCGAGAAGGAAGAAGTTTTTGGATAATTTTCAATACTAATTCAACTAAAAAATAATTGAAAAATACCTACTTATAGGGATGTTTTGGTATAACTATATAAACTAACTTTGTCTTAGTTAATTTGTTAATTAATAACTCTAACCGTGTTAGTAGTTTTTGGAAATTTAGAAGAAAGTCCTTGTAGTGGGGACTTTCTTTGTTTTTTGAAGATATTAAAAATCATATTTTCGTTCAACCGCAAACCGAATCAAATCTGTTTTTCCGTGAATGTTGATTTTTTTGATAATGTTTTTACGGTGTGTGTCAACAGTTGTTTTGCCAATAAATAAAGTATCTGCAATTTCTTGTGATGTTTTGCCTTCACCGATGAGTTGTAAAATTTCTTTTTCTCTTTTACTTAATATTATTTCTTCTTTGGTTAGCCAATCGTGGGTGGTGATGGCATCATCAAAATAAATTCCGCCTTTTGCTACAGTTCTTATGGCTTCTAATACTTTTTTTAACGAAGAATTTTTAAGAATATATCCCTTTGCTCCGGCAGTTTGCATTTGACTGATGGCTTCGGTTTGTTCAAACATACTAAAGCCGATAACTTTAGTTTCAGAAAAATTTTCCATGATAGCTTTGGTGGCACAAATTCCATCACATTTTGGCATTCGAATATCTGTTAAAACAATATCCGGTTTTTTTAGCTTCACAATTTCGATTAATTCTTCGCCATCATTTGCCTCGCCAACCACTTCAATATCAGACTCAAATTCAATCATGAGTTTGATTCCATCAATTAATGCTTGATGGTCTTCTGCAATTACAATTCGTATCATAGTGGAATATCAATTATAATAGTTGTTCCTTTATTTTTAATAGTATCAATAGAAAAAGTACCACCCATTTGTTCTACTTTTTTTTCAATGTTTTTTAACCCCATTCCTTCGCTAGATTTTACTGCTTTAGGATCAAAACCAATACCGTTGTCTTCAATTATTAAATTAATATCTGTACCGTTATGTTGGGTTAGATAAATATTTACTTCACTGGCTTTGGCGTGTTTAATGATGTTGGTGCACAATTCCTGAATCATACGGAAAAGGCTGACTTCTAATTTATTGTCTAATCTATCTTTTAATCCAAAAGGTATAACATTTATTTCTAAAAGATTTAAAATACTCATTTTATCGGCCATTTTTTTAACAGCCGGAACCAAACCTTCATTTCCAATAATACCGGTATTTTTTAAATGAGCCATGTCACGTACTTTTTGATAGGCTTCTTCAATTAAATCATCCGTTTTTTCGTAGAGTTTGTTTTCTTCATCTATTAATCCTTCCTTTTGACGTTTAAGGTTTTGGAAGTTTAATTTCAATGTTGCTAACATACTTCCTAAATTGTCATGGAGTTCATTGGCCATTTTTATTCGCTCATTTTCCTGACTTTCTAACATTAAATCAATGTTTTGAAGTTCATGTTCTTTTAAGGTGGTGGCTAACTTTTGTTTTTCGAGCAGTTTTTCTTGTTCAGCTATTAGTTGTTTCTTTTTTGCATTTTTAACCGTTAATAAAGAAATTATGATAATCGAAATTAGTACACCAATTAATACAAAAAGCACTAATAGATTTATTTTTCGTTTACTCTCCAATAAACTATTTTGGTTCTTTAATGCTTTGTTTTCTAAATCTTTTTCTTTAGTTTCATAGAAAATTTGTAATTCGGAAACTTTTATGCTCTGTAATTCTTCATTGATTTTGTTTTGGATTTGCGTGTGTTTGTATAGATTTTTGTATCCTTTTTCATAATCACCTAAAGCTTCATAATTAATAGAGAGGAAATTATGAATCAAACTTTTTGTTTTATCAACATAAGCATTAATTTCTAACTCATTCGCTTTGTTTAAAAACTCAATAGCCTTGTTGTATTCACTTTTGTAATAATAACATCCCGCTATGTTGATGTAATTTGTACAAATTTCATTTAGATCATTTGTTTTAATTGTTAAATCTAAATTTTTATTAAAATAATATAAAGCTGAATCCGGTTTTTGAAGCATTTCATTATATAAGACTCCTAAATTATTATTAATCGTTATATATGTTTTTTCGTTAAATGCTTTATTGTTGTGTTCTAAAGCCTTTTTAAAAAACATTTTACTTTCATTAGGATTGTCTTCAATCAGTAAGGTTGCCCAATTATAATAGCCATTAGCTAACAAGTTGTCTTTACCCGTTTCTTTTGCAAAAACAATGTATTCTTGAATTATTTTTTTTGCAGTTTCTAAGTTATGATTTTGAGTACTACATAGATAGGCGATGTCTAATGTAACTTCCATCGACTGTTCTTTGTTTCCTGCTTCTAAATATTTTAATTTTGATTTAGTGTAATATTCAAAAGATTTGTCTTCTTGATTGTTTTTGCTGTAGGCCGAAGCCATGTATTTATAGACTTTTGCTAATTCTTCTTTGTTTTTTAATGTTTGAAAAGGAGTTAAATATTTGATAACGGAATAATTTCTGCCTTCTGCAGACATTTTTTCAACTTTTTTGTAATCTGGAGTCTGTGAAAAGACAAACCCACTCATTATTAGAAGAATAATAAGTGGGATAATTTTATTAATTTTTTTTAATTTCATTACCTCTTTATAATACTCATTCCTAAAGTTCTCGGTTTTCCTGCTAATGCTGGATCGCCTTTTTGATATGCATTTGATAGGTGTGTATTTTTGATATTTGCTAAAGCATAATACTCTAGAATATTTTTCTGCAAATTTTTAATATCATCTGGATATAAAGCATCATCGTGAACTAATAAAAATAACAAATGTGGGTTCTCACAATTTATCGGAATTTTACTATACGTCTGCAATAAATCAGCATCTAAATTGATTTCTAATTTATGATAATAATTTTCAACTGGATCTAATTCTCTTTCACCAAATTTAAAATTTGTCAAGACAACGTTTAGAGTTTCTTTTTTAGGCAATGCTAAACTTAAATTATAGCTTTCAAATTCATAGCTATTATTTGTATCTACGGGCAATCCAATGTTTAGAAAGAGCTTTCTACTAATTTCATTAATGTGCCCAATTGCGGTGTAACGAACATCTGTCATAGTATTTAGTTTTAAAGTTGAAGTCAAAAGTCGTAAGTAATTTACAAAAAAAAATCCCTACAAATAGGGATTTTTAAATTTTGATTATTTTTTTAAATAAATTTTAATCAGAAACAGTAAAATTATGAAGAAAATAAAGCCTAAAAGCACTTTAAAACTTCCTTTGTAATGAGTTTTATGGAGCGATAAATCTTTTCGGTACACATAAATCATCACCGCTATAAAGCATACCACAAAGAAACCTGCAAATACCAATTGACCGGTTGAAAACATAGTTTTAATTTTTCAACAAAAATAGTTAATTGTTTTTGAATAGCTCTTTCAAACCACATTCAAAAAACAGTTATTTTTATCGAAATAAATTAGAAAGTATGCAAAAACAAATTTCAGCCGTCAAAGAATTTCATACGGCATTCGGATTAGGTTTTAAAGAAGAACCAACAATAAATTTAGGCGAAAACAAAAATTTACTTCGTTTTAATTTGATGAAAGAAGAAAATGAAGAATACCTCGAAGCTGCAATGAATAATGATATTGTTGAAGTTGCCGATGCGTTGGGCGATATGCTTTACATCTTGTGCGGAACCATTATTGAACACGGTTTGCAACACAAAATCGAAGAAGTTTTCGACGAAATTCAAC
Coding sequences within it:
- a CDS encoding isoaspartyl peptidase/L-asparaginase is translated as MSKIIIHGGFFSESSTNLETKIAKQKALIQIVKDSYEYLQIHSALETVVYAVSLLEDDELFNAGIGSQIQSDGKIRMSAALMDGTSMKMSGVINIEDVKNPIQVAEVLMNVDDRILGGSGATNFARKNGFEAFSTEIPQRKAEYEAKLKSTGTGTVGCVALDNDGKIAVATSTGGKGFEIPGRISDSATVAGNYANEFCGVSLTGVGEDIVSGAVAPKIVTRVTDGFSLEAAFEKTFNELKPFDGFAGAIAIDKNGNMYHQDSHPSMVFASFDGEKEEVFG
- a CDS encoding response regulator, whose protein sequence is MIRIVIAEDHQALIDGIKLMIEFESDIEVVGEANDGEELIEIVKLKKPDIVLTDIRMPKCDGICATKAIMENFSETKVIGFSMFEQTEAISQMQTAGAKGYILKNSSLKKVLEAIRTVAKGGIYFDDAITTHDWLTKEEIILSKREKEILQLIGEGKTSQEIADTLFIGKTTVDTHRKNIIKKINIHGKTDLIRFAVERKYDF
- a CDS encoding tetratricopeptide repeat-containing sensor histidine kinase — its product is MSAEGRNYSVIKYLTPFQTLKNKEELAKVYKYMASAYSKNNQEDKSFEYYTKSKLKYLEAGNKEQSMEVTLDIAYLCSTQNHNLETAKKIIQEYIVFAKETGKDNLLANGYYNWATLLIEDNPNESKMFFKKALEHNNKAFNEKTYITINNNLGVLYNEMLQKPDSALYYFNKNLDLTIKTNDLNEICTNYINIAGCYYYKSEYNKAIEFLNKANELEINAYVDKTKSLIHNFLSINYEALGDYEKGYKNLYKHTQIQNKINEELQSIKVSELQIFYETKEKDLENKALKNQNSLLESKRKINLLVLFVLIGVLISIIIISLLTVKNAKKKQLIAEQEKLLEKQKLATTLKEHELQNIDLMLESQENERIKMANELHDNLGSMLATLKLNFQNLKRQKEGLIDEENKLYEKTDDLIEEAYQKVRDMAHLKNTGIIGNEGLVPAVKKMADKMSILNLLEINVIPFGLKDRLDNKLEVSLFRMIQELCTNIIKHAKASEVNIYLTQHNGTDINLIIEDNGIGFDPKAVKSSEGMGLKNIEKKVEQMGGTFSIDTIKNKGTTIIIDIPL
- a CDS encoding pyrophosphohydrolase domain-containing protein — encoded protein: MQKQISAVKEFHTAFGLGFKEEPTINLGENKNLLRFNLMKEENEEYLEAAMNNDIVEVADALGDMLYILCGTIIEHGLQHKIEEVFDEIQRSNMSKLDENGKPIYREDGKVLKGPNYFKPNFEAILK